The proteins below are encoded in one region of Ananas comosus cultivar F153 unplaced genomic scaffold, ASM154086v1, whole genome shotgun sequence:
- the LOC109704799 gene encoding uncharacterized protein LOC109704799: protein MSTGAPKVRSINVAESEARPILGPGGNKARSSSIPRKHSPKPNKAEEKKSSSPSPAPQSAPSVLRRQELLLRSNFSLNASCSSDASTDSFCSRASTGRIGRPSFTARRRPSSARSDSKVPAKLEKVVPDGASVPPVEISTVKRRCSWVTPNTDPCYVTFHDEEWGVPVHDDKKLFELLVLSGALAELTWPAILSKRHLFREVFMDFDPVLVCKLNEKKIMSPGSPASFLLSETKLRHIIENAHEIVKIIEEFGSFDRYCWSFVSYKPIVSRFRHPRQVPVKTPKADFISKDLVRRGLRVGPTVVYSFMQASGMTNDHLISCYRYDECNAAPTVAESNDQNTINSNHKAEEKIIGSDVVGPVDFELSGTVDRLSFS from the exons ATGTCGACGGGAGCTCCGAAGGTGCGGTCCATTAATGTCGCGGAATCGGAGGCGAGGCCGATCCTCGGACCTGGGGGGAACAAGGCGAGATCGTCTTCTATACCTCGGAAGCATTCCCCGAAGCCGAACAAGGCGGAGGAGAAGAAGTCCTCTTCGCCTTCGCCGGCGCCGCAAAGTGCTCCCTCAGTGTTGCGTAGGCAGGAGCTGCTGCTACGCTCCAACTTTTCATTGAACGCTTCTTGCTCTTCGGATGCTTCCACGGATTCGTTCTGTAGCCGCGCCTCAACGGGGAGGATCGGGAGGCCGAGCTTCACGGCCCGGCGGAGGCCGAGCTCCGCTAGGTCGGATAGTAAAGTCCCGGCTAAGCTGGAGAAAGTTGTTCCCGATGGTGCGTCGGTGCCTCCGGTGGAGATCTCGACGGTGAAGAGGAGGTGTTCTTGGGTTACTCCGAATACTG ATCCCTGTTATGTAACATTCCATGATGAAGAGTGGGGGGTCCCAGTGCATGATGATAA GAAGTTGTTTGAGTTGCTTGTACTATCAGGTGCATTAGCTGAACTTACATGGCCAGCAATTCTAAGCAAGAGACACTTATTCAG GGAAGTCTTCATGGATTTCGATCCAGTATTGGTCTGTAAATTAAATGAGAAGAAGATTATGTCACCAGGAAGTCCTGCTAGCTTCCTATTATCCGAGACAAAGCTGCGCCACATCATCGAGAATGCACATGAAATTGTCAAG ATCATAGAGGAGTTCGGATCGTTTGATCGATACTGCTGGAGCTTTGTGAGCTACAAGCCCATAGTGAGCAGATTCCGCCACCCCCGTCAGGTCCCAGTAAAGACTCCCAAAGCCGACTTCATAAGCAAAGACCTGGTGCGGAGGGGTCTACGTGTCGGGCCGACGGTCGTCTATTCCTTCATGCAGGCTTCAGGCATGACCAACGACCACCTCATCTCCTGTTATCGCTATGACGAATGCAATGCTGCTCCCACCGTCGCAGAATCGAACGATCAGAACACAATCAACAGCAACCACAAGGCGGAAGAGAAGATAATCGGGAGCGATGTGGTGGGGCCCGTCGATTTCGAGCTGTCAGGGACCGTAGACAGGCTCAGCTTCTCATAG